The genomic window GCTGCTCCCGCCCGGAGGCTCGCCTGGACCAGGGCGTCTGCGACAACGACCGGCAGCAAGGGGGAGCCGAGCACGGCCGGCCCGACAAGGACATCCCCGACGGCGCAGCAGGTACAAAGCGGAGGGGAGGGACACGGGCAGCTGCCTCGTTGCCTAATGTTGAGTGAACTAGTTTGGTTGAActtagtattgcctacactgacaggcagtagCATCCCCAGGATTTCAGAGTCTCTCCCAGCACGACCTGGAATTGAAcccggaaccttctgcatgccaaacagctgccctaccactgagctacagcccttcccatatTTATCATAGTTgcattgctttctttaaaaatgaaacaacccACTATTCCTACATCTTAGCCCCCACCTTGTCTCAAGGCCCAGGATTATTATTATCCTGCACTCAGGGAAGATACACACACAGGACtcatctacacagctgcaaataaaacgttttaaatgtgttgtaaagtgcaatatacaaatgtgacactagatggcaacagtgagctatgcaaaatccaATGTATTTTCCGAAACgtttttaaaataagcattttcacagcgtttttaatGTGTACATAGATTCCACCACAGACTCTGAGAACAAAGTACTcttctgctgtgctcattagtACCGCAGACAACTGATTTCTACCCACCCACCTCTCACCTGCCCACTTAACACAGAGAAGTTTCTTTAGCAGGTCTATCAATGCAGCACTTGACTAGTCTCTCGGGGTTTACCCATGTGGCATGCATAAGGCATGGCATGTGCCACTTGTGAATGTTGTTCTTGTGGGGTGGAAATaacttttataaaaaatattgtggACTATGCAAGTTGCAACCAATTTAGGACTTCTGTTTGAAAAAGTAATTCGCAAGCTGCTTCAGGGCCAGGTTCATGCATGACACTAAAGAAATGCACTTGAGCCTTTCTCACGTGCTGTTTAGGTGCAGGAGAATGTTGTTGATGCAGGGCTGAAagacatttttaaatattaagacGGCAGCTCCTACCCTGCCTTTCCCCTCAAACTCATCCTTCCCTCGCCCACATGTCTGTAGAAAGTTTACAACAGGCTATCAAGTTTAGCAGTGCCAGAATGGTAATTGCAATATGGGGGCCATTGGGTAGAGGCCACTCAAAAAATGCCCCTGGCCCTGTTTATATACCAACATAAGTCAATGTTACTTGGTGCTTTCATTAATGATTGGTGTTGTTTTTCTCAAGTCGATGAAGCATGTGAAGCAGTAAGCTTCCCTTTCTCAGTTCCCACAGCTGGAAAACCTTCCATTCCtcaatgcttgggggggggggggagagaaataaacaAATAGGTGGATCTTTTCCATGCTGATACACTGAGGAAGTAGCAGCCAGTTTATTTTCCTTGAAGTGGGAAGTTGGTTAGTTATTGCAAATTGCTCCTCTtgtgcataggtgccaactccctggggtgcctgagcacccacaaaattccccatgaaggggccaggcacccacaaatttcactACTAGGGCCATGAACGCTGCATGACACCCGTGGCCCCAGGCACCCGTGTttgcagggccaagctggcattcCTGCTTGTGTGCATGAATAttaagaacaggcataggcagactctgccctccatatgttttgagactacagttcccatcatccctgaccactggtcctgttagctagggatgatgggagttgtagtcccaaaacagctggagggccaagtttggtcttCACTGGCTTAACTCAACtggccttacttctgagtggacacaTGTAGGACTGTAAGCCTCACTGCTTTCAGAGGGAAAGAGAAGCATATAGTTAAACACACTCTGCTGAACTCtcctactgaaataaatgggatttaaaactttggctggatcacattttcattttatttactaATGATGTAATTATTTTAATGAGCTATGACAGCCCACTTAGAATTTCAAAATAAGTTCAAAAATTCTGGAGCTGAGCTCTGCAGTCCACCTTCTTAGGAAGCCATTATAACTTTAATGACTTTAAACTAAAGTGTATGCAGTGCTGCCAAAGTATTTTTGAGAACATAGATGAGGTGACAAACACCCTGCTAATAAGCACAGTGGTTATAAAACAGGCTAGAGTTACGTGCGGCTAAGCTGTTGACTTCAGTGAGCCCAAGAGTACTTCCTTGCTGGGTAGTGACCAATACCTCAATtcaagttccactgaaatcagtaggtCTTATGCAATGTGCTTAGGATTTTTATGAAGCACTGTTCATCAAAACTTAATAACACTTAAATTTCCAGTTTCTGAGTAATGAGGCTTTTTTCTTAATGCTCATCTTCAAAAAACCCCCATAATGCAAGTAATAATAAAAACTGCAGGTGGTAAACGTCACCTTAGAAGAGTCATGCCCATCTTTCTTTTATTGCATGCACAATTGGGAGCTTGCCTTCTAAGAAGAGGCTTGTTGTGTCGTGAGTGTGTCATCTAAAATGAAAGGGTTGGGTCCAGGGTTGCTCTCAGTGGAGTTCTGCTCTTGCTGAAGGAAGGGGGCAGTGTGTGGTCTTTGCAATGTCCTCCTTCCCCTGCCATTCCTGGAAAGCTGTTGTGGGAGAACTTCCCCAGAGCAGCATGAGAGGTTGCATAggtggtgattgacaggtggctgCAGGAATCAGCAGGGAGTCTTCACTGGACCTCAGTGCGTTCCATGAATGGAGCTCTTCCATTTGTgaaatggcccatctagacccTAACCATAGAAATTATGGTGCTTCCTTCtgaactgattattattatttttttaacttgcattcaaatttaataaattaactcGCCAATCAtgtaaaactgactgactgacttaaGATTTATTTAACTGGGCAACAGAGTACCTTAGCCTCACAACAGTTCTTTTGCTATATCATAAGCAAATAGAGGGGAAATATTAACCTTGTGGCTAAGCGCGAATTTCAACCTGGGTCTCCCTGCTACCAGCTTGGCTCACTGCCCCACCCACAACAGCCTAAATTCTGGAAGGAACGTTATTGAATTGGGATCTGTACAGGACACAGCTCATCCAATAAGGCATGCAAATCACCTATCGGATGATCCTGTGCAAAGCAGTTCCAAATGCtcaattcaggttgcacagtttGGATGAGCCTTCCCATCCATGTTGTGATGCAGGTAGTCATAGTAGTAGCAGTGATTATTATTTCAACTATAGCAATGATAACTTAGTTCAGTGGGAAGGGCCAAGTTATGGAAAACAGCCAGGATCTGAAGCAGGTTTACCTGTGAGTCAATCAGGAAGCAGGCCCTCGTAAGACtggggtagccaacgtggtacCCTCCAAATTTTTTGGACTGCTGCTCTCATCATCCGTGAACATTGACcgtgctggctgaggatgatatccaactacagtggtaccttgggttacatatgcttcaggttacagactccgctaacccagaaatagtaccttgggttaagaactttgcttcaggatgagaacagagattgtgctctggcagcgcggcggcagcaggaggccccattagctaaaatggtgcttcaggttaagaacagtgtcaggttaagaaatcgtgctccgatagtgcagcaacagcaggaggccccattagctaaagtggtgcttcaggttaagaacagtttcaagttaagaaatcgtgctccgatagtgcagcagcaggtggaggccccattagctaaagtggtgcttcaggttaagaacagtttcaggttaagtacggacctccggaacgaattaagtagttaatccgaggtaccactgtagattgttCTTATCTTGTTGTTCAGGGGGAAGAGAATAAAATGATTCTGAAACAGAAGAGATTGTATACAAGCCGATGGTACAATATGATACAAGCCGTTCCTCTTTGTGTAGCTGCTGAACTAGAGGGAGGTGGGGAATAGGCAGGCATCAGTGGCTTGAGTGCACAGCTGCAATGTTACTCAGCCATTCATTCATGCTTTACAAATGTCAGAATTCTGAGTTTCCCTTTTATTCCTGTTTTGATAGGATATGGTGTGTTAGCCTCAGTATTCTAGGTGGCAGCATTACCCAGAATATCTCGAGATGAGTTGTATTTCAGACCTGACATCCTAGCATGCATTGATTTTTGTCTCCCAATTTAAACAAGAAAATCCCAGCAAAGACAAGTTGTTCTGGGGGAGGGAACCCGCCCCCAAAGCAACGTGACACTTCATTTCGCCTCCAAACCCTACCTGTTGCTGTGTGAATAAACAGAGCGCCACTTCCTAATCATGTATTTATGTGATTGGATTTCAAAAGGTAAACTTCATCCCTCTTTGGGAAAGCCCTGGTTGCTTTCCAGCGCTTCCCCTGCTGTTCATGAATCCTAAACACATCAGAACTAGCCTGAAGTTATGTTATAATTAGAGCTGGTTTACTCCCGGAAAGTGTGCTTGTTGCAGCGAGAGCATTAATTTCAATAAGGTTTGTAACAGGGTGCCTGTtccccattgaaattgatggagaGATTGCACAACAGCAGAGCTTCGGGGTTTACTTACAAAAAGAACAGCAACACTTCACTATAAACCATCTTTCTCTAGTAGTTCATTGCTGTATTGAGCCAGCTTTATAGACTTTGCAGCAGTGCTGTCGTGTACATATCTCTTCAGATGTGAGTCTCACTGAGTTTgcctgtttactcccaggtaattgtgCACAAGATTGCTGCCTTCATGTTAAAAGAGATGTGGTTTTTCTCCTCTCATATCTTGCAATGcagggacgtgagtggcgctctgggttaaaccacagagcctaggacttgccgatcagaaggtcggtggttcgaatccctgtgacagggtgagctcctgttgctcggttcctgctcctgccaacctagcagtttgaaagcacgtgcaagtagataaataggtaccgctcaggcgggaaggtaaacggcgtttccatgcactgctctggtttgccagaagcggcttagtcatgctggccacatgacccggaagctgtacgccggctccctcggccaataaagcgagatgagcgccgcaaccccagagtcggccacgactggacctaatggtcaggggtccctttacctttatcttgcaATGCAGGGGCCATAAGAAAGCAACAAGGCAATTTAGTGTGAACTAGAGAAGAGCTGAAATCTGTTAGTGGACTTTTTTCCCTACTAAATATCTGTGTCCCACTTTTACACACCCACCCCCATAGAAAAAGGCCACTTAAAAGAATTTTCTCCAGATACTCTTCTCTACTAAGTGTTTTGTGGTGTCTGCTATTCCACTCCCGTTCAAGGCCCTTGAACAATGCCCCACTCAGCGGAGGAGCAGCACAATGTTGGCCAGCTTTCCAGCAaaattgcttctgctgctgctgctcgtaGTTGTCACAAATGAAAACTTTTAAGATGGCTTTAAGCCCCTGCCATGGCCAACTGCAGAGTCCCACTCCCCTCCAAAAGTTGGGGCATTTCAGTGAAATGCTGTTTCTCCAGTTTCCCTGGAGTTTCACAGGTAGGGTGAATAATTTCAAGAGGCCACTTGCACACAGGTGTAAtgagaactaggcagagggccttctcggtagtggcgcccaccctgtgatatgccttcccatcagatgtcaaggaaataaacaactatctggcttttagaagacatctgaaggcagccctgtttagggatgtttgatgttttattgtatttttaatattctgttgggagccgcccagagcggctggggaaacccagccagatggacggggtatacataaatttattattaatattaataatattactactactactacagtggtacctccggttacgaacttaattcgttctggaggtccgttcttaacccaaaactgttcttaacatgagacgCGCTTTCGCTAAAAgccacctcctgctgctgctgcgcttccGGTACGTGACTTCCgcttgcatcccggggcaaagttcataaccgggagcatctacttccgggttagcggagctcgtaacccgaaGTGTTCGCAAGGAGGACGGTATATAGCAGGAGGTTCCAttggactactactactacaagggCAGAACTGGATGTTACCCAAAATATGGCGGTGCCACCAAAAATGGCATGCTTGGGTTGAGTCCCCTCTCCCCTGTAGTAATGGAAGCCAGTCAAATACGTGGAATGACCGTGGGGAAAAAGCACGACAGGATGATACCATACAGTCGATACTTCTTCCCTTCTCCATGttgccctcacaacaaccttgtgaggtaggttaggctgagagtaggTGACttgcccaagttcacccagtcaGCTGCacggctgagcggggatttgaaccttggcctcctgggtcctagtctaacaccctAACCATTACGCTACGCTGGCTGTGACTAAAGAACGAAGGAAAAACAGCTACTACCCTCTCAGCTTATTATGCACTTTCAATAAAAAACTTGCTTGCCTCTTTGTTTCCTTAaaagagtttttcttttctgttggcAGTGCCTATCTACGTGCCCTTCCTTATCGTGGGCTCTGTTTTCGTGGCGTTCATCATCTTGGGGTCCCTCGTAGCagcttgctgctgccgctgcctgcgCCCCAAGCAAGAGCCCCAGCAGAGCCGGCCTCCTGGAGGCAACCGGATAATGGAGACTATTCCCATGATCCCAAGTGCCAGCACCTCCCGCGGATCCTCGTCACGTCAATCAAGCACCGctgccagctccagctccagtgCCAACTCAGGTGCCAGGCCTCCCCCTACCAGGTCGCAAACCAACTGCTGTTTACCAGAAGGGACCATGAATAATGTATACGTCAACATGCCTACTAATTTCTCAGTACTGAACTGCCAGCAGGCTACGCAGATAGTGCCTCACCAAGGCCAGTATTTGCACCCACAGTATGTGGGTTACGCTGTACCGCACGACTCTATGCCCATGGCCCCTGTGCCCCCTTTCCTTGACGGCCTGCAAAGTGGATACAGACCAATTCAGTCTCCTTATCCCCACAGCAATAGCGAACAGAAGATGTACCCAGCAGTGACTGTGTAGCTCGAAGGAGGGAAGAAACATCAACAGACACCcaagcaaaaaaagaaataaaataaaaatattgccgCAACAGACTGTGAGCAGAGGAAAGGAACGCTTTTGGAAAGAAGCCTGCCGAACTTCATTTGTAAATAATTTTGGAAGGCTCATGCATGTCGGGACAGTATTTATAGACGGTTTTCTTTTCGTTCAGTTCAGTTGCCAAAAGAACTGTATGAGGATACCTTTGATTTAACATTTCCAGATAATGCTTCCATTCCAGTGCATGATTTACAGGGGCAAAGGATTATGCTGAAGAGGCATCTACATTTCGGTtagacaagtgtgtgtgtgtgtgtgtgtgtgtgtgtgtgtgtgagtgattaAATGCCTGAGCTACTAAGTGCCCTTGAAGGTGCTACACAGTCAATGGTATTTACCTAGTGAATAGAAAACCAGCTTGTTACATGGTATGAAATAATTGTTTTAGAAGTGTCTTTCCCCCAGAGTTTTAACTACCCTTCGTATTGCTGTTCCGACAATCACACTGACGACAGAAGGATGAACAGTGCAATCCTGGTTAGTTACATAGTCCTAGAAGTTTGACTTGAAATTACAGggagggaccatagctcagtggtagggcgcatgcttggcatgcagaaggtcccgtgtTTAAACCCTCGCATATCcaattgttcttgttgtttttttaaaaaagcagggatAGTTGTCCTGAGGTCCCCCAGTTGTCtctagactcccaactcccatcagcatggccagtggtcagggattatgggagttgcagtccagcaacatctggagagcctccCCATCCCTATTAAAGGACCAGGCAGCAGGTGAAGGAAGGACCCTCTACCTGATAGCCTGCAATCAGGGTAGACAGCACTGGGCTAGGTGGACAAACAGCTGTGGCTTCATATAAGACGGCTTTCTGTGTTCCTAGTATCTTATCTACACCCTTTGCCATATCGCACACTGCTTTTGAAAGCCTGCTTTTGCATCGTGAAACAGTTGGCCATGTGGTATTAGTAAGGGAGCTGTTTGAGAAGCTCAAGCCCAGAAGCCATTCAGGTGTGTGGATGTAGCTACATACTTCTTTGGATCCTGGTGATGCTCAGGAGCTGAGCATTTTGCAGACGTGTGGCTTACCTCAGCGATTTTCAAAGCAGAAGAGAATGTGAAGGGTTCGCTTTTATTCCAGCTGAAGTACCCACAATAGCTTCAGTACCCGTTTTCTTTGCGCATGCCAACAAAAGTGTAGCTGCATTTGTTTGCAAACGCCACTTGCAATGCTCAAAAAACGCCTTTGGAATTTGGGCATTGGTGGCGTGAGATTAAGTGGGTTGCAGCCAAGACGTTTTTCCCAGCATGGCTCCGTGTCTCTATTTCCAGTTCAATGGACAGATCCTGGTGCCTTGGACCACATGGAAATGAGATTCGTATCTGACGCAGATAGAAGTGGTCAGCCCAAACAACAGAGCAGGGAAAGACTTGCAGAGGTAGAAAAGGTGGCTCCCTGGAAAACCTCTTTTTGTCGAAGTACAGAGAATTCCCCGGTTGCACGGGATTTGCTCTCTGGGTCATTGCATGCTTGCACAAAATCGTGCACAATTGGAGCACCCATTGAAAAAGTCTGCAAACACCCTGTGCTCCCCCCCGCCCCtttccacccacccctttttgtGACGTTTTTGAATCCCTTCCTGGTTCAGCGCGATACGTGTGCATGTGGTCATGCACATATCAGACACACCTAATCACCAGTTGCTGCCTGTAAAAGTATTAGAAGCGTGACATCACCACACATTTCCGTTGTGTACAGATTCATTCATTAGCGAAATAATTCCGCATGATGTAAAGGTCTTTGGGTGGCTCAAGGGATGATATTGCACTAAACCGGGTTCATTTAATCTTTATCAGCAGCTAAGTTTCTGGCAGTCGTTATAAAAGAAGCAGAAGGTCTGTGTTAATTGTTAATGTATTTCGTGCTTCAGAAATCCAGGATTTGCTTTCTCGTTAAAAAACCACACCACTATGTAGCAATATAATTCATTTATATTGTCTGCTGAAGTTTGACACTTGCATATTGACACTGTGCCAAGACTTTGTTCCTCCTGCCTCACCCCTGATGCTCTGTGCACAAGAGATAAATGCAGGAGAAAAAGATGCTCTTGAACAATGAAACAGAAGTACATGGGCACATTGCACCAGCATACTCTGATCCAGGGAACTGAACTAAATGGAATTTACCCCATGCAGCTCTTTCATGTGTGCATAAGTGCGTTTGCACCCATAGGAATTAATTGAATTCATTGTTTCTGCTGCTTGCTGTCCTCAGAGTGCTACAGGGTCTAGATCAGAGGCTCCCAAACATTGGTTTGTGGTCTATAAGCTTCATTAATGTGGTTGCAAGGATATCCATGCTCACTCATGCacttgatttttaatttttttctgatGGTGAAGACTTGGTCTTTTTTGGCCATTGCCAGTTTTATTGAACAGGCAAAGAAGGCCACAGCCTAGGACCTGTGATCTTTCACAATAAGGTGCTGATGCAGTCAACTAATATTTCCCTAGCTATTGAATAGGACTTATGTGTGTGCTTTGATTTTTAG from Podarcis raffonei isolate rPodRaf1 chromosome 4, rPodRaf1.pri, whole genome shotgun sequence includes these protein-coding regions:
- the SHISA2 gene encoding protein shisa-2 homolog; translation: MWRGRCSLGGRPGASLLLLLLVGLAASARASGEYCHGWQDGATWRDGFQCPEHFDDGDATICCGTCALRYCCSRPEARLDQGVCDNDRQQGGAEHGRPDKDIPDGAAVPIYVPFLIVGSVFVAFIILGSLVAACCCRCLRPKQEPQQSRPPGGNRIMETIPMIPSASTSRGSSSRQSSTAASSSSSANSGARPPPTRSQTNCCLPEGTMNNVYVNMPTNFSVLNCQQATQIVPHQGQYLHPQYVGYAVPHDSMPMAPVPPFLDGLQSGYRPIQSPYPHSNSEQKMYPAVTV